ATAAAGTTAATTAGAACAAGAAGCTTCTGCATTAAACTGCTTTGACATTGACTTGGTCTTAAACATTCAGAGTGATGGGATGTCAGAACTTATAGGATAACAAGATATTTGTTGTGAGTCAAAGCTGGTCCAATgtggcagggtttcccaaactcggtcctacaacccccccccccccccccgtgcatttttttttttgccctagcactacacagattAATCTAATAATCAAAGCTTGACTATGAGTTGGTTAttggaatcagctgtgtagtgctagggcaaaaatcaAAACATGCAGCAAGTCGGGGCCCCagtaccgagtttgggaaaccctgctaaaTGGAGTCATAGAGGGAGTCTGAGACAGGGAATCAGATATCAGCAGGGTCAGTGCTTCTCTCATTAGGGATGGCCTCAATTGGAGTGGGGAGAGTTGGGGGAGAGGACTTCTTCCTGTGAATTAAGCAATTGGACACGATGGTGAGACAAGCCCATGCACCTTTCACTCATATGTCCTCAACATACTGTTGtactaaataataaaaaaaatgtatgcaacaATGTTAGTTCTTTGAAGAATGATTTAATATTTTGTACAGTAAATTATGACACTCCCAAGTTGTAAACAGAAAAGAAATTGGTTTACATGACTCACATCAGGCGAGTGAGAAGTCTCTGCACTTTCATACTGGGGTCCAGGCAGTACTGCACTCCATTCTTAAGGCTAACACTATCAAGATATAGAATGGTTAAATTTACTTCGCaatggttttaattttaattGACGTCATCATattaacatcatcctcatcataacTGATGAGATTATATATACTCACATGAACTCCAGCCTGTCACAGGAGGGAGTTGGCGGAATGATCTGGATGTCCTCAACAGTGTTTGGAGCGCCAAAGCTGTCCCGCACCTTCCGACACAAACATCGCTGGCTCACAGAACCTATACAGAGAATCAGTGGACAATGAATTGAGTACAGTCGAGCTACTTGGAATTACTAAATCataatacaaaaacaattacCATGCTCAAAAAATATTCACATGTAATAAACGTTCCATACCATAATAATAACAATTATGGTAAAAAGAGGTAGACT
Above is a window of Salmo salar chromosome ssa03, Ssal_v3.1, whole genome shotgun sequence DNA encoding:
- the LOC123724057 gene encoding C-X-C motif chemokine 11-1 produces the protein MTMITRILLLLAVTICVTAAQRSVSQRCLCRKVRDSFGAPNTVEDIQIIPPTPSCDRLEFIVSLKNGVQYCLDPSMKVQRLLTRLMKKSSPPTLPTPIEAIPNERSTDPADI